Proteins encoded within one genomic window of Streptomyces sp. NBC_01314:
- a CDS encoding DUF485 domain-containing protein codes for MQSSTGRPRRRGGGSESPVEQPDGHGLASEDVRFDDPWYDALASGWGELDGTGGPAPVVAEVRESGGGGAADVYLEVQRSAAFQEVRSRYRRFVIPGVAVFFSWYVAYVVTATTAPGLMARPVAGAVNVAMLAGLGQFLTTFLFTWAYARHARLRRDRAALDLRWDTQELTRGVRGGER; via the coding sequence ATGCAGTCAAGCACCGGCCGTCCCCGCCGACGCGGGGGTGGTTCTGAGAGCCCGGTAGAGCAGCCCGACGGGCACGGCCTCGCCAGCGAGGACGTGCGGTTCGACGATCCCTGGTACGACGCGCTGGCCTCCGGCTGGGGGGAGTTGGACGGGACGGGCGGGCCTGCCCCGGTCGTGGCCGAGGTGCGGGAGAGCGGGGGCGGGGGCGCGGCGGACGTCTATCTGGAGGTCCAGCGGAGCGCGGCCTTCCAGGAGGTGCGCAGCCGCTACCGCAGGTTCGTGATTCCGGGCGTCGCCGTCTTCTTCAGCTGGTATGTGGCGTACGTCGTGACGGCGACCACGGCCCCGGGGCTGATGGCACGACCGGTGGCGGGCGCGGTGAACGTGGCGATGCTGGCGGGGCTCGGACAGTTCCTCACGACGTTCCTGTTCACCTGGGCGTACGCACGCCACGCCAGGCTGCGTCGGGACCGGGCGGCGCTCGATCTGCGGTGGGACACCCAGGAGTTGACGCGCGGCGTCAGAGGGGGCGAGCGGTGA
- a CDS encoding type IIA DNA topoisomerase subunit B, translated as MTADTSVPSTALLTGADRDGSNYTARHLLVLEGLEAVRKRPGMYIGSTDSRGLMHCLWEIIDNSVDEALGGYCDHIEVILHDDASVEVRDNGRGIPVDIEPKTGLSGVEVVMTKLHAGGKFGGGSYAASGGLHGVGASVVNALSARLDVEVDRSGSTHAISFRRGVPGAFAGHGADARFETGGLRKGKRIPKTRTGTRVRYWADRQIFLKDAKLSLEHLHQRARQTAFLVPGLTIVVRDELGLGEGGSKGEESFRFDGGISEFCEYLASDKPVCDVLRFSGQGTFRETVPVLDEHGQMTPTQVTRELAVDVAMRWGTGYDTTLKSFVNIIATPKGGTHVAGFEQAVAATMNEVLRAKKMLRVAEDDVVKDDALEGLTTVVTVRLAEPQFEGQTKEVLGTSAARRIVTQVVAKELKAFLTSTKRDAAAQARVVMEKAVAAARTRIAARQHKDAQRRKTALESSSLPAKLADCRSDDVERSELFIVEGDSALGTAKLARNSEFQALLPIRGKILNVQKSSVTDMLKNVECGAIIQVIGAGSGRTFDIDAARYGKIIMMTDADVDGSHIRCLLLTLFQRYMRPMVEAGRVFAAVPPLHRIELVQPKKGQDKYVYTYSDRELRDKLLEFQSKGVRYKDSIQRYKGLGEMDADQLAETTMDPRHRTLRRINLSDLEAAEQVFDLLMGNDVAPRKEFISSSAATLDRSRIDA; from the coding sequence GTGACCGCCGATACGTCCGTGCCGTCCACAGCGCTGCTGACCGGAGCAGACCGGGACGGTTCCAACTACACCGCGCGGCACCTTCTCGTCCTCGAGGGGCTCGAGGCCGTGCGGAAGCGCCCCGGCATGTACATCGGCTCGACCGACAGTCGAGGCCTGATGCACTGCCTCTGGGAGATCATCGACAACTCCGTGGACGAGGCCCTCGGGGGCTACTGCGACCACATCGAGGTCATCCTCCACGACGACGCCTCCGTGGAGGTGCGGGACAACGGCCGGGGCATCCCGGTCGACATCGAGCCCAAGACCGGCCTGTCCGGCGTCGAGGTCGTGATGACCAAGCTGCACGCCGGCGGAAAGTTCGGCGGCGGCTCGTACGCCGCCTCCGGCGGTCTGCACGGCGTGGGCGCCTCCGTGGTGAACGCGCTCTCCGCCCGTCTGGACGTCGAGGTCGACCGCAGCGGCAGCACCCACGCCATCAGCTTCCGGCGCGGCGTGCCCGGCGCCTTCGCGGGCCACGGCGCGGACGCCAGGTTCGAGACCGGCGGCCTGCGCAAGGGCAAGCGGATCCCCAAGACGCGCACCGGCACACGCGTGCGCTACTGGGCCGACCGCCAGATCTTCCTCAAGGACGCCAAGCTGTCGCTGGAGCACCTGCACCAGCGCGCCCGTCAGACCGCCTTCCTCGTGCCCGGACTGACGATCGTGGTCCGTGACGAGCTCGGCCTCGGCGAGGGCGGCAGCAAGGGCGAGGAGTCGTTCCGCTTCGACGGCGGCATCAGCGAGTTCTGCGAGTACCTGGCCTCCGACAAGCCGGTGTGCGACGTCCTCCGCTTCTCCGGGCAGGGCACCTTCAGGGAGACCGTGCCCGTCCTGGACGAGCACGGCCAGATGACGCCCACCCAGGTCACCCGTGAGCTCGCTGTCGACGTCGCCATGCGCTGGGGCACGGGCTACGACACGACCCTCAAGTCGTTCGTGAACATCATCGCCACCCCCAAGGGTGGTACCCACGTCGCGGGCTTCGAGCAGGCTGTGGCCGCCACCATGAACGAGGTGCTGCGCGCCAAGAAGATGCTGCGCGTCGCCGAGGACGACGTCGTCAAGGACGACGCCCTGGAGGGCCTCACCACCGTCGTCACCGTGCGCCTTGCCGAACCCCAGTTCGAGGGTCAGACCAAGGAGGTCCTCGGCACCTCGGCGGCCCGGCGTATCGTGACGCAGGTGGTCGCCAAGGAGCTCAAGGCGTTCCTGACCTCCACGAAGCGGGACGCCGCCGCCCAGGCGCGGGTCGTGATGGAGAAGGCCGTCGCCGCCGCCCGCACGCGTATCGCCGCGCGTCAGCACAAGGACGCGCAGCGCCGCAAGACGGCCCTGGAGTCCTCGTCCCTGCCCGCCAAGCTCGCCGACTGCCGCAGCGACGACGTCGAGCGCAGTGAGCTGTTCATCGTCGAGGGGGACTCGGCGCTCGGCACGGCGAAGCTCGCGCGGAACTCCGAGTTCCAAGCGCTGCTGCCGATCCGGGGCAAGATCCTCAACGTCCAGAAGTCGTCCGTGACGGACATGCTCAAGAACGTTGAGTGCGGCGCGATCATCCAGGTCATAGGGGCCGGATCCGGGCGTACGTTCGATATTGACGCGGCGCGCTACGGCAAGATCATCATGATGACCGACGCCGATGTGGACGGGTCGCACATCCGGTGCCTGTTGCTGACGCTCTTCCAGCGGTACATGCGGCCGATGGTCGAGGCGGGGCGGGTCTTCGCGGCCGTGCCGCCGCTGCACAGGATCGAGCTGGTCCAGCCCAAGAAGGGTCAGGACAAGTACGTCTACACGTACTCGGACCGTGAGCTGCGCGACAAGCTGCTGGAGTTCCAGAGCAAGGGCGTCCGGTACAAGGACTCCATTCAGCGCTACAAGGGCCTCGGTGAGATGGACGCGGACCAGCTGGCGGAAACGACGATGGATCCCAGGCACCGCACTCTGCGGCGGATCAACCTGTCGGACCTGGAAGCTGCGGAGCAGGTGTTCGATCTGCTGATGGGCAACGACGTGGCGCCGCGCAAGGAGTTCATCTCCAGCTCGGCGGCGACGCTGGACCGGTCGCGCATCGACGCGTAG
- a CDS encoding trypsin-like serine protease, translating into MRRSFARLLAVAATAAVIPLASPPPATADVVIGGHPVEISQAPWTVALSSRDRFGGTRAGQFCGGVVVGRSTVLTAAHCLSEDVLGGPPPERVPDLRIIVGRAELQSAEGQEVTVSGAWVNPEYDPYTNAGDFAVVTLASPLPESSVIRLAGSGDAAYAPGTQATVYGWGDTTGAGDYARNLRAAPVRVLADDVCERAYPGSAEGRYLSGSMVCAGEQDGGRDACQGDSGGPLVAQGKLIGLVSWGSGCGLAGNPGVYTRGSYVARVLAGSR; encoded by the coding sequence ATGCGTCGATCGTTCGCCCGACTGCTGGCCGTCGCGGCCACCGCGGCCGTCATACCGCTGGCGTCACCGCCACCGGCGACGGCCGACGTCGTCATCGGCGGTCATCCGGTCGAGATCTCACAGGCGCCCTGGACGGTGGCGCTGTCCAGTCGTGACCGGTTCGGGGGTACGCGGGCAGGACAGTTCTGCGGCGGTGTCGTGGTCGGCCGCTCGACCGTCCTGACGGCCGCCCATTGCCTCAGCGAGGACGTGCTGGGAGGTCCTCCTCCGGAACGGGTCCCCGATCTGCGGATCATCGTGGGCCGGGCCGAGCTGCAGTCGGCCGAGGGTCAGGAGGTCACGGTCAGCGGCGCCTGGGTCAACCCGGAGTACGACCCCTACACGAACGCCGGGGACTTCGCGGTGGTGACTCTCGCCTCACCGCTGCCCGAGAGCTCCGTCATCAGGTTGGCGGGCTCCGGGGACGCCGCGTACGCGCCGGGCACACAGGCCACGGTCTACGGCTGGGGGGACACCACGGGCGCCGGCGACTATGCGCGGAACCTGCGGGCTGCGCCGGTGAGGGTGCTGGCCGACGACGTCTGCGAGCGGGCCTATCCGGGCAGCGCTGAAGGCAGATATCTGTCCGGCTCCATGGTGTGCGCCGGGGAGCAGGACGGCGGCCGGGACGCCTGCCAGGGGGACAGCGGAGGGCCGCTGGTCGCCCAGGGGAAGCTGATCGGGCTCGTCTCGTGGGGCAGCGGCTGTGGGCTCGCCGGGAACCCCGGCGTCTACACCAGGGGCTCGTACGTGGCCCGGGTGCTCGCGGGGAGCCGCTGA
- a CDS encoding RNA polymerase sigma factor, which produces MSASTSRTLPPEIAESVSVMALIERGKAEGQIAGDDVRRAFEADQIPATQWKNVLRSLNQILEEEGVTLMVSAAEPKRTRKSVAAKSPAKRTATKTVAAKTVTTKKATATTAPAVPTADDSAEDASPAKKAAAKKAVAKKAAPAKKTVAAKKTAAKKTTSKKDDGELVDEDAIEETPGGKPGEEEEEGAENKGFVLSDDDEDDAPAQQVAVAGATADPVKDYLKQIGKVPLLNAEQEVELAKRIEAGLFAEDKLANADKLAPKLKRELEIIAEDGRRAKNHLLEANLRLVVSLAKRYTGRGMLFLDLIQEGNLGLIRAVEKFDYTKGYKFSTYATWWIRQAITRAMADQARTIRIPVHMVEVINKLARVQRQMLQDLGREPTPEELAKELDMTPEKVIEVQKYGREPISLHTPLGEDGDSEFGDLIEDSEAVVPADAVSFTLLQEQLHSVLDTLSEREAGVVSMRFGLTDGQPKTLDEIGKVYGVTRERIRQIESKTMSKLRHPSRSQVLRDYLD; this is translated from the coding sequence GTGTCGGCCAGCACATCCCGTACGCTCCCGCCGGAGATCGCCGAGTCCGTCTCTGTCATGGCGCTGATTGAGCGGGGAAAGGCTGAGGGGCAGATCGCCGGCGACGATGTGCGTCGGGCCTTCGAAGCTGACCAGATTCCGGCCACTCAGTGGAAGAACGTACTGCGCAGCCTCAACCAGATCCTCGAGGAAGAGGGTGTGACGCTGATGGTCAGTGCTGCGGAACCCAAGCGCACCCGAAAGAGCGTCGCTGCGAAGAGTCCGGCCAAGCGCACCGCCACCAAGACGGTCGCGGCGAAGACGGTGACCACCAAGAAGGCCACCGCCACAACCGCCCCCGCGGTGCCCACGGCCGACGACTCCGCCGAGGACGCCTCGCCCGCCAAGAAGGCCGCCGCGAAGAAGGCGGTCGCCAAGAAGGCGGCCCCCGCCAAGAAGACCGTCGCCGCCAAGAAGACGGCGGCCAAGAAGACCACCTCCAAGAAGGACGACGGCGAGCTCGTCGACGAAGACGCCATCGAGGAGACCCCCGGCGGCAAGCCCGGCGAAGAGGAAGAGGAGGGGGCCGAGAACAAGGGCTTCGTCCTCTCCGACGACGACGAGGACGACGCGCCCGCCCAGCAGGTCGCCGTGGCCGGTGCCACCGCCGACCCGGTCAAGGACTACCTCAAGCAGATCGGCAAGGTCCCGCTGCTCAACGCCGAGCAGGAGGTCGAACTCGCCAAGCGCATCGAGGCCGGTCTGTTCGCCGAGGACAAGCTGGCCAACGCCGACAAGCTCGCCCCCAAGCTCAAGCGCGAGCTGGAGATCATCGCCGAGGACGGCCGCCGCGCCAAGAACCACCTCCTGGAGGCCAACCTCCGTCTGGTGGTCTCCCTGGCCAAGCGCTACACCGGCCGCGGCATGCTCTTCCTGGACCTTATCCAGGAGGGCAACCTCGGTCTGATCCGCGCGGTCGAGAAGTTCGACTACACCAAGGGCTACAAGTTCTCCACGTACGCCACCTGGTGGATCCGTCAGGCGATCACGCGCGCCATGGCCGACCAGGCCCGCACCATTCGTATCCCGGTGCACATGGTCGAGGTCATCAACAAGCTCGCGCGCGTCCAGCGTCAGATGCTCCAGGACCTGGGCCGCGAGCCCACCCCGGAGGAGCTGGCCAAGGAACTCGACATGACCCCCGAGAAGGTCATCGAGGTCCAGAAGTACGGCCGCGAGCCCATCTCGCTGCACACCCCGCTGGGCGAGGACGGCGACAGCGAGTTCGGTGACCTCATCGAGGACTCCGAGGCCGTCGTCCCGGCCGACGCGGTCAGCTTCACGCTCCTGCAGGAGCAGCTGCACTCGGTGCTCGACACGCTCTCCGAGCGTGAGGCGGGCGTCGTCTCGATGCGCTTCGGTCTCACCGACGGCCAGCCGAAGACCCTCGACGAGATCGGCAAGGTGTACGGCGTCACGCGTGAGCGCATCCGTCAGATCGAGTCCAAGACGATGTCGAAGCTGCGCCACCCGTCCCGTTCGCAGGTTCTGCGCGACTACCTCGACTAG
- a CDS encoding FadR/GntR family transcriptional regulator: MSTLAHTMMTAARSAESGLAGPGELDRYPYAEHPGVDRVGLPAWDGADPELGRVGRRAAGSRGRGLHGQLVQQLGQMIVSGDLGADRPLVPEEIGQRFEVSRTVVRESLRVLEAKGLVSARPNVGTRVRPVSDWNLLDPDIIEWRAFGPQRDSQRRELSELRWTMEPLAARLAAGHGRDDVQQRLADMVELMGHAMAQGDPLTFSRADAEFHSLLIQLAGNRMLEHLSGIVSSALQVSGGPATGCDRPTESSLAHHARIVDALAAGDGGAAEAAMRQLLTVHPEVERVVPAPREH, from the coding sequence GTGAGTACCCTTGCGCACACCATGATGACCGCCGCCCGCTCCGCCGAATCCGGCCTCGCAGGACCGGGCGAACTCGACCGCTACCCGTACGCCGAGCACCCAGGCGTCGACCGCGTGGGCCTCCCCGCCTGGGACGGCGCGGACCCTGAGCTGGGGCGCGTGGGCCGCCGCGCCGCCGGGAGCCGCGGACGCGGGCTGCACGGCCAACTCGTCCAGCAGCTCGGTCAGATGATCGTCTCCGGCGACCTGGGCGCGGACCGCCCCCTCGTGCCCGAGGAGATCGGTCAGCGGTTCGAGGTCTCCCGCACCGTCGTCCGCGAATCCCTGCGCGTCCTGGAGGCCAAGGGCCTGGTCAGTGCCCGCCCGAACGTCGGCACGCGGGTCCGGCCGGTCAGCGACTGGAACCTCCTCGACCCGGACATCATCGAATGGAGGGCGTTCGGTCCGCAGCGCGACAGCCAGCGGCGCGAGCTCAGCGAACTGCGCTGGACCATGGAGCCGCTGGCCGCCCGCCTCGCCGCCGGCCACGGTCGTGACGACGTGCAGCAGCGCCTCGCTGACATGGTCGAGCTCATGGGCCACGCCATGGCTCAGGGTGACCCGCTGACCTTCTCGCGCGCGGACGCCGAGTTCCATTCGCTGCTCATCCAGCTCGCGGGCAACCGCATGCTGGAGCACCTCTCGGGGATCGTCTCCTCGGCCCTGCAGGTCTCCGGCGGCCCGGCCACCGGGTGTGACCGGCCGACCGAGTCGTCCCTGGCGCACCACGCCCGGATCGTCGACGCTCTCGCCGCAGGCGACGGCGGGGCGGCCGAGGCGGCCATGCGTCAACTGCTCACCGTCCACCCCGAGGTGGAGCGTGTGGTGCCGGCGCCGCGCGAACACTGA
- a CDS encoding ATP-binding cassette domain-containing protein codes for MIQAIGLTSNPRKELPPAVDDVSFEAHSGRVTALLGTPGAGKSTALKLILELQRGRGMTYFRGRPLHRIAHPAREVGVLLGDVPGHPARTVRGHLRMLCAAAGLPTRRADEVLEVVGLVSLREARLNTLSRGMDRRLGLACALLSDPHTLVLDDPADGLAVREGRWLHGITRAHAEQGGTVLFTTADSKEAARTADRVLTLERGRLVADQEVADFSRTRLRPRVAVRTPHAARLGALIMKEARAARRSVEVVREGGNRLSVYGSTCAEIGETVFRHGILVHRLADEIGDMGPMQSPMPPPAAEGGPEAAESARGSLQGAQEPPEAWRTPGEGSQAPAAEPQVAAAGPRTPADDAPDVNSVPLDDLGPHARSAPHADPGSRDHFGPDSDSGPRDSLVPRPDPGPRDHLVPDDGPLLGVPCELHVTAATEDRTAPSPPARSSDAGPLPPLPPPITVRSAPSPLRPLRYELRRAGGVGTAYITAAAVLFTSALTAVILARIGHTPQPRLLAAWPRELPLPPAAIGAGLLGAIAFGDEFRHPALAADRGTVPRRLGLLLAKLLVAAATALLLAVLTVGCDLEVLYLVHGSELVSVPADWFPLGASWVGLVVGCAWAGVLAAGVFRSTSAGLAAVVAVPLLVVPLVQKVLEGSAVRSAVGFPLRLRELVLMQWPFGGERYLEAATRAVSQPVGGALLLSLTALLGAYVFTNLRSRVR; via the coding sequence GTGATCCAGGCCATCGGATTGACCAGTAATCCCCGCAAGGAGCTTCCGCCTGCCGTCGACGATGTGTCCTTCGAGGCGCACTCCGGCCGCGTCACCGCACTCCTCGGGACCCCCGGCGCGGGCAAGTCGACAGCGCTGAAACTCATCCTCGAACTCCAACGGGGCCGTGGGATGACCTACTTCAGAGGCCGCCCCCTGCACCGCATCGCCCACCCCGCACGTGAAGTGGGCGTTCTCCTCGGCGACGTGCCCGGCCACCCCGCCCGCACGGTCCGAGGTCATCTGCGCATGCTGTGCGCGGCCGCGGGGCTGCCCACGCGGCGTGCCGACGAAGTCCTGGAGGTCGTGGGCCTGGTCAGCCTGCGCGAGGCGAGGCTGAACACGCTGTCGAGGGGCATGGACCGCCGCCTCGGCCTGGCCTGCGCCCTGCTGTCCGATCCGCACACCCTCGTGCTGGACGACCCCGCCGACGGGCTGGCCGTCCGCGAAGGCCGATGGCTGCACGGGATCACGCGGGCACACGCCGAGCAGGGCGGCACGGTCCTGTTCACCACCGCCGACTCCAAGGAGGCCGCGCGGACCGCCGACCGGGTCCTCACCCTCGAACGAGGTCGACTTGTCGCCGATCAGGAGGTCGCCGACTTCTCCCGCACCCGGCTACGGCCCAGGGTCGCCGTCCGCACTCCGCATGCCGCCCGGCTCGGAGCGCTCATCATGAAGGAGGCCCGGGCCGCGCGACGGTCCGTGGAGGTCGTGCGCGAGGGTGGCAACCGGCTGTCGGTGTACGGCAGTACGTGCGCCGAGATCGGCGAGACCGTGTTTCGGCACGGCATCCTCGTCCACCGACTCGCGGACGAGATCGGGGACATGGGCCCCATGCAGTCGCCGATGCCACCGCCGGCGGCCGAAGGAGGCCCTGAGGCGGCCGAGAGTGCTCGTGGCTCGCTTCAGGGGGCCCAGGAGCCGCCTGAGGCGTGGCGGACGCCTGGCGAAGGATCTCAGGCACCCGCCGCAGAGCCTCAGGTGGCAGCGGCCGGACCGCGGACACCGGCCGACGACGCACCGGACGTCAACTCCGTGCCTCTCGACGACCTCGGCCCTCATGCTCGTTCCGCGCCGCACGCGGATCCCGGATCCCGTGACCACTTCGGGCCGGATTCGGACTCCGGACCTCGTGACAGCCTTGTGCCACGCCCGGATCCCGGCCCCCGTGACCACCTCGTGCCGGACGACGGTCCCTTGCTCGGTGTCCCCTGCGAGCTCCATGTCACCGCCGCCACCGAGGATCGCACCGCACCGTCACCCCCGGCACGGTCGTCCGACGCGGGCCCGCTGCCGCCGCTCCCGCCGCCCATCACCGTGCGCTCGGCGCCGAGTCCGCTGCGTCCGCTGCGCTACGAGCTGCGTCGGGCGGGCGGAGTCGGCACCGCGTACATCACCGCCGCGGCCGTACTTTTCACCTCCGCCCTCACGGCGGTGATCCTGGCCAGGATCGGGCACACCCCGCAGCCACGGCTGCTGGCCGCGTGGCCGCGGGAGCTGCCGTTGCCGCCCGCCGCGATCGGGGCGGGGCTGCTGGGGGCCATCGCCTTCGGCGACGAGTTCCGCCACCCCGCACTGGCCGCGGACCGCGGCACCGTTCCCCGTCGGCTGGGGCTGCTCCTCGCGAAACTCCTCGTCGCGGCGGCCACCGCGCTGCTGCTGGCCGTCCTCACCGTGGGCTGCGACCTCGAAGTGCTCTATCTCGTCCATGGGTCGGAGCTCGTTTCGGTCCCCGCCGACTGGTTCCCGCTCGGCGCGAGTTGGGTCGGCCTCGTCGTGGGGTGTGCCTGGGCGGGAGTGCTCGCGGCGGGTGTCTTCCGGTCCACATCCGCCGGGCTCGCGGCCGTGGTCGCCGTGCCCCTCCTCGTCGTACCGCTGGTGCAGAAGGTGCTGGAGGGATCGGCTGTGCGGAGTGCGGTCGGGTTTCCGCTGCGGCTGCGTGAGCTCGTACTGATGCAGTGGCCATTCGGGGGGGAGCGCTATCTGGAGGCCGCCACGCGAGCCGTCTCCCAACCGGTGGGCGGGGCACTGTTGTTGTCACTGACGGCACTGCTGGGGGCCTACGTGTTCACGAACCTGCGCAGCAGGGTCCGGTGA
- a CDS encoding NUDIX domain-containing protein, with protein MPYDPSDYPPFAVTVDLVVLTVRRHALCALTVRRGEQPFQGRWALPGGFVRPDEDLSQAAARELAEETGLTAHEPSEPAQDNGAHLEQLATYGDPKRDPRMRVVSVAHLALAPDLPAPRPGGDANSARWAPVEELLAQGGYGRDGEPVAPLAFDHAQILADGVERARSKIEYSSLATAFCPPEFTVGELRRVYEAVWGVALDPRNFHRKVTGTPGFLVPTGGTTTRQGGRPAQLFRAGGATLLNPPMLRPEV; from the coding sequence ATGCCCTACGACCCGTCGGACTACCCGCCCTTCGCTGTCACCGTGGACCTGGTCGTGCTGACCGTCCGGCGTCACGCGCTCTGCGCGCTGACGGTACGGCGGGGCGAACAGCCGTTCCAGGGGCGGTGGGCGTTGCCCGGCGGCTTCGTGCGGCCGGACGAGGATCTGTCGCAGGCCGCGGCCCGGGAGCTGGCCGAGGAGACCGGCCTGACCGCGCACGAACCGTCCGAGCCCGCTCAGGACAACGGCGCGCACCTGGAGCAGTTGGCGACCTACGGCGACCCGAAGCGCGACCCGCGGATGAGGGTCGTCAGCGTCGCCCACCTCGCCCTCGCCCCGGACCTGCCGGCACCCCGGCCGGGCGGGGACGCCAACAGCGCACGCTGGGCACCCGTCGAGGAACTGCTGGCACAGGGCGGCTACGGGCGTGACGGCGAACCGGTGGCGCCGTTGGCCTTCGACCACGCGCAGATCCTCGCGGACGGGGTGGAGCGTGCCCGCTCCAAGATCGAGTACTCCTCGCTGGCCACGGCCTTCTGCCCGCCGGAGTTCACGGTCGGCGAGCTGCGACGCGTGTACGAGGCGGTGTGGGGCGTGGCGCTGGATCCGCGCAACTTCCATCGCAAGGTGACGGGTACGCCCGGCTTCCTGGTGCCCACCGGCGGTACCACCACGCGGCAGGGAGGCCGCCCCGCCCAGCTTTTCCGCGCCGGCGGCGCAACCCTCCTCAACCCGCCGATGCTGCGCCCCGAGGTCTGA